One window of the Fusobacterium animalis 7_1 genome contains the following:
- the galE gene encoding UDP-glucose 4-epimerase GalE, with protein MSILVCGGAGYIGSHVVKYLLEKNEDVVVVDNLITGHVDAVDERAHLELGDLKDEEFLNRVFEKYQIDGVIDFAAFSLVGESVGEPLKYFENNFYGTLCLLKVMKNHNVDKIVFSSTAATYGEAENMPILETDRTEPTNPYGESKLAVEKMFKWCANAYGLKYTALRYFNVAGAYPSGEIGEAHTCETHLIPLILQVALGQREKISIYGDDYPTPDGTCIRDYIHVMDLADAHYLALNRLRNGGDSQIFNLGNGEGFSVKEVIEVTRKVTGHSIPAEVSPRRAGDPAKLIASSKKAIDELKWKPKYDKLEQIIETAWNWHKNHPNGYED; from the coding sequence ATGTCTATATTAGTTTGTGGAGGAGCAGGCTATATTGGTAGCCATGTTGTAAAATATTTGTTAGAAAAAAATGAAGATGTTGTTGTAGTTGATAACTTAATCACTGGTCATGTTGATGCTGTTGATGAGAGAGCACATTTAGAGCTTGGAGATTTAAAAGATGAAGAATTTTTAAATAGAGTTTTTGAAAAATATCAAATAGATGGTGTTATAGATTTTGCTGCCTTCTCTTTGGTTGGAGAAAGTGTGGGAGAACCTTTAAAATATTTTGAAAATAATTTCTATGGTACTCTTTGCCTATTAAAAGTTATGAAAAATCATAATGTGGATAAGATAGTATTTTCTTCTACTGCTGCAACTTATGGAGAAGCTGAAAATATGCCTATACTTGAAACTGATAGAACAGAGCCTACTAACCCTTATGGAGAAAGTAAATTGGCTGTTGAAAAAATGTTTAAATGGTGTGCTAATGCCTATGGATTAAAATACACTGCTTTAAGATATTTTAATGTTGCTGGTGCATATCCAAGTGGAGAAATTGGAGAAGCTCATACTTGTGAAACACATTTAATTCCATTAATTTTACAAGTTGCATTAGGGCAAAGAGAAAAAATATCTATCTATGGAGATGACTATCCTACTCCTGATGGAACTTGCATAAGAGATTATATTCATGTAATGGATTTAGCAGATGCACATTATCTTGCTTTAAATAGATTAAGAAATGGTGGAGATAGCCAAATATTTAATTTAGGAAATGGAGAAGGTTTCTCTGTAAAAGAAGTTATAGAAGTTACAAGAAAAGTTACAGGACATTCTATTCCAGCAGAAGTTAGTCCTAGAAGAGCAGGAGACCCTGCAAAACTTATAGCTTCATCTAAAAAAGCTATTGATGAATTAAAATGGAAACCTAAATATGATAAATTAGAACAAATTATTGAAACTGCTTGGAATTGGCATAAAAATCATCCTAATGGATATGAAGATTAA
- a CDS encoding UDP-glucose--hexose-1-phosphate uridylyltransferase, with the protein MEICSLINRLIKYALKNSLITEDDVILVRNELMALLHLKDWQDVKEDYQIPEYPQEILDKICDYAVEQKIIEDGVTDRDIFDTEIMGKFTAFPREIIETFKELSQQNIKLATDFFYNFSKKTNYIRTERIEKNLYWRSPTEYGDLEITINLSKPEKDPKEIERQKNMPQVSYPKCLLCYENVGFSGTLTHPARQNHRVIPLTLDNERWYFQYSPYVYYNEHAIIFCSEHREMKINRDTFSRTLDFINQFPHYFIGSNADLPIVGGSILSHDHYQGGNHEFPMAKSEIEKEITFDEYPNIKAGIVKWPMSVIRLSSLNRKDLIDLADKILKAWREYTDEEVGVFAYTNSTPHNTITPIARKRGDYFEIDLVLRNNRTDEANPLGIFHPHSEHHNIKKENIGLIEVMGLAVLPGRLKFEMRKIAEYLKDENFEKKISDDKDTQKHLAWLKAFINKYPNIKNLSVNEILENILNVEIGLTFSRVLEDAGVFKRDEKGKSAFLKFINHIGGRF; encoded by the coding sequence ATGGAAATTTGTTCTTTAATTAATAGACTTATAAAATATGCTCTTAAAAATTCGTTGATAACAGAAGATGATGTTATACTTGTTAGAAATGAATTAATGGCATTATTACATTTAAAAGATTGGCAAGATGTAAAAGAAGATTATCAAATACCAGAATATCCACAAGAAATATTGGATAAAATCTGTGACTATGCAGTGGAGCAAAAAATAATAGAAGATGGAGTTACAGATAGAGATATTTTTGATACAGAAATTATGGGAAAATTTACTGCTTTTCCAAGAGAGATTATAGAAACTTTTAAAGAACTTTCTCAACAAAATATAAAATTAGCAACTGATTTTTTCTATAATTTTTCTAAAAAGACTAACTATATCAGAACTGAAAGAATAGAAAAAAATCTATACTGGAGAAGTCCCACAGAGTATGGAGATTTAGAAATTACTATAAATTTATCTAAACCTGAAAAAGATCCAAAGGAAATTGAAAGGCAAAAAAATATGCCACAAGTAAGTTATCCTAAATGTCTTTTATGTTATGAGAATGTTGGTTTTTCTGGAACTTTAACTCATCCAGCAAGACAAAATCATAGAGTTATCCCTTTAACTTTGGATAATGAAAGATGGTATTTTCAATATTCTCCTTATGTTTATTATAATGAACATGCAATAATATTTTGCTCAGAACATAGAGAAATGAAAATAAATAGAGATACTTTTTCAAGAACATTAGACTTTATAAATCAATTTCCACATTATTTCATAGGTTCTAATGCAGATTTACCAATAGTTGGAGGTTCTATTTTAAGTCATGATCATTATCAAGGTGGAAATCATGAATTTCCTATGGCTAAGTCAGAAATTGAAAAAGAAATTACTTTTGATGAATATCCTAATATAAAGGCAGGAATAGTAAAATGGCCTATGTCTGTTATAAGACTTTCATCTTTAAATAGGAAAGATTTGATTGATTTAGCGGATAAAATTTTAAAGGCTTGGAGAGAATATACAGATGAAGAAGTTGGAGTATTTGCATATACAAATTCAACTCCACATAATACTATAACTCCTATTGCTAGAAAAAGAGGAGATTATTTTGAAATTGATTTAGTTCTAAGAAACAATAGAACGGATGAAGCTAATCCTTTGGGTATCTTCCACCCACATAGTGAACACCACAATATTAAAAAGGAAAATATTGGGTTAATAGAAGTTATGGGACTTGCAGTTTTACCAGGAAGATTAAAATTTGAAATGAGAAAGATTGCAGAATATTTAAAAGATGAGAATTTTGAAAAGAAAATATCAGATGACAAAGATACTCAAAAACATTTAGCTTGGTTAAAAGCCTTTATAAATAAATATCCTAATATTAAAAATTTATCAGTGAATGAAATTTTAGAGAATATTTTAAATGTTGAAATTGGGTTAACATTTTCAAGAGTTCTTGAAGATGCAGGAGTATTTAAAAGAGATGAAAAAGGAAAGAGTGCCTTTCTTAAATTTATAAATCATATTGGAGGTAGATTTTAA